A DNA window from Bacteroidota bacterium contains the following coding sequences:
- a CDS encoding PaaI family thioesterase: MDRLLEIYNKINKYGEVNGMKVHVIEPGHIVYEMEIKDQHMATPIAAHGGAVAGFMDGVLGVAALSASAQEENLVSTIEFKINFLNPVYKSDILIGTGRVEQKGKRIIIASGEIVCKNRNNILIAKAIGTFNAYPFEKADFVNMFNEHE; the protein is encoded by the coding sequence ATGGACAGATTACTTGAAATATATAACAAAATAAACAAATACGGTGAAGTAAACGGAATGAAGGTACATGTTATTGAGCCCGGCCATATTGTTTATGAAATGGAAATAAAAGATCAGCATATGGCAACACCAATTGCTGCACATGGTGGTGCAGTTGCAGGTTTCATGGATGGTGTTTTAGGAGTTGCAGCATTGTCCGCTTCTGCTCAGGAAGAGAATCTTGTATCAACTATTGAATTTAAAATCAATTTTCTAAATCCTGTATATAAATCTGATATATTAATCGGGACAGGAAGAGTTGAACAAAAAGGCAAGCGAATAATAATTGCAAGTGGTGAAATAGTATGTAAGAACCGTAACAATATTTTAATCGCCAAAGCAATTGGCACTTTTAATGCCTACCCCTTTGAAAAAGCTGATTTTGTAAACATGTTTAATGAACATGAATAA
- a CDS encoding transporter substrate-binding domain-containing protein, with protein MGKYLINKNSNENTEKFIQPIASIDLAEIKAKGKLIAITENSSTSYFIYKGEPMGFEFEMLKLFAKHLNVDLEIRVAKDMDKIFTQLTNGEANIIAANITVTKERSTKVKFSNPLMITKQVLVQKKPGNWRKMSGSELEKHLVRNTVDLAGKTVHVRKESSFYPRLISLSDEIGAKILIREAPGKMDTEQLIAQVSYGTIDYTIADENIALMNQTYYPDIDVRTAISFPQQIAWAVGKDSDEFLLELNNWLQKKETKTKIALIHNKYFKNSKAAIKRSESNYFSLNGGNISQYDPLIKKFSTRIGWDWRLVAALICQESRFNHDAESWMGASGLMQMMPSTYSHYYPDSIDITPDLSIKAGTNYLLKREKYWKKYIFDEKERIKFVLASYNVGLGHVIDARRLAIKYERNPNEWDDNVAYFLIQKSYPEFYKDPVVKHGYCRGQEPVKFVKEILIRYEHYKNTFNENSDNETIVKNSRKIQL; from the coding sequence GTGGGCAAATATTTGATAAATAAAAATTCGAATGAAAACACTGAAAAATTCATACAACCAATTGCCTCAATAGATTTAGCTGAAATAAAAGCAAAAGGCAAATTAATTGCTATAACCGAAAACAGTTCCACAAGTTATTTTATTTACAAGGGCGAGCCAATGGGCTTTGAATTTGAAATGCTCAAATTATTTGCAAAGCATTTAAATGTTGATCTTGAAATAAGGGTAGCAAAGGATATGGATAAAATATTTACCCAGCTTACCAATGGCGAAGCCAATATTATAGCTGCAAATATTACAGTTACCAAGGAACGAAGCACAAAGGTAAAATTCAGTAATCCTTTAATGATAACCAAACAAGTGCTGGTACAAAAAAAACCGGGAAATTGGAGAAAAATGTCGGGTTCTGAATTGGAAAAACATTTGGTAAGAAATACGGTGGATCTAGCAGGAAAAACAGTTCATGTTAGAAAAGAATCATCCTTTTATCCTCGATTAATTAGTCTTTCAGATGAAATAGGTGCAAAAATATTAATAAGGGAAGCCCCTGGAAAAATGGATACTGAACAATTAATAGCACAAGTATCTTACGGCACAATTGATTATACAATAGCCGATGAAAACATTGCTTTGATGAATCAAACTTATTATCCTGATATTGATGTAAGAACTGCCATTAGTTTTCCCCAACAAATTGCATGGGCTGTTGGCAAGGATTCCGATGAATTTTTATTAGAGTTAAACAATTGGTTACAAAAAAAAGAAACTAAAACAAAAATTGCATTAATTCACAACAAGTATTTTAAAAACTCAAAAGCTGCTATAAAGCGTTCCGAAAGCAATTATTTTTCTTTAAATGGTGGGAATATTTCACAGTATGATCCATTGATTAAAAAATTCAGTACCCGAATTGGCTGGGACTGGCGTTTAGTTGCTGCATTAATATGTCAGGAGTCCAGATTTAATCATGATGCTGAATCATGGATGGGTGCTTCAGGTTTAATGCAAATGATGCCCTCTACCTATTCACATTATTATCCTGATAGCATAGATATTACTCCAGATTTAAGCATAAAAGCAGGAACAAATTATTTACTAAAAAGGGAGAAATACTGGAAAAAATACATTTTTGATGAAAAAGAAAGAATAAAATTTGTACTTGCATCCTATAATGTAGGACTTGGACATGTTATTGATGCGCGCCGCCTTGCAATTAAATATGAACGAAATCCAAACGAATGGGATGACAACGTGGCTTATTTCTTAATTCAAAAATCCTATCCTGAATTTTATAAAGATCCTGTAGTAAAACATGGTTATTGCCGCGGACAGGAACCAGTAAAATTTGTAAAAGAAATATTAATCAGATATGAACATTACAAAAATACTTTTAATGAAAACTCAGATAATGAAACCATTGTAAAAAATTCACGTAAAATACAACTCTGA
- a CDS encoding PD40 domain-containing protein, producing the protein MKISCFLLSLLLNVVWVFAQAPTDYTNLLKKNTNSFCIASNRNSEENQIEVLKLSTYSQELKPIFIRGSFSVLNYPDLKFAEIKVYNASDDKLIGIFNSNQFTGKYLLILAPNIKYLFQIKFGIYETIEQIVEVPLKVVYEICKQEITVSIHDTKKPTVKINNWFSDGNATFFRLPMHEDLEQDKFINYQAPLAFSNPIKEPVTSINELVKKQIEIEEKRPIEAKTAFNNKDFITAGALYAQLLQNDSGEPFLNYYYGICLLNTEKRKSKAITFLQNATLAKEIPYDVWFHLGNAYHLSCMFKDAQSSYEQFEKKCSNEEGLKTNIDLLIKNCESGNKLFAEQNSIEIESRTYIDNSRLLTYYNSQLINERIKYKTEFFISPLDKKKKEKLLMCSNGNSETIQVSYGLTGNSKKDLYKNALMQDGSYGQSEALETLNTPYDEDYPFITENGKTLYFSSKGHNSMGGYDIFKCTRNSITSSWSAPVNLGYPINSPFDDILFVTDSIGEFASFSSNRRDQNQFEYINIKLLKNTLPVFIIKGHFTTLDSLNSRDAIITIFDNESGEMAGICRTNSVSGNYLMALNPNKEYELTVSCIYYPEFSAILIIPEKTSDFIFRQEIRVLIENDEVVLKINNFFTEESAASLPAEYPLSKHEISAKKVIVSVSSKPIRTNEQQIKDKEMIKKAISFTQQGKFIEAVEIFTELEWIMDIQGTDAYYFGLSLFNTRKDKVLCSQYFEKAATISSSPEDVFYYLGKSYYYSYRFSKAITAYEIFKKTAKAVDIEKLKINEEIVFCENGKKHVDNPSVIEVIKRHTVSFDHIIKIYSDIESGAKVLVIPEDIKSNNDKKKNYQSTLFLSPDKTHILFSSYGESDNKDIFSLRKLPNGEWSIPFKLDVINTIYDEEFPFLSVDGKSLFFSSKGHETMGGFDIFKSDWDELNSSWKKPVNLGVPLNSPFDDLLYIECSK; encoded by the coding sequence ATGAAAATCAGCTGTTTTTTATTAAGTTTATTATTAAATGTTGTTTGGGTATTTGCGCAAGCACCTACAGATTATACAAATCTATTGAAAAAAAACACCAATTCCTTTTGTATTGCCTCAAACAGAAATTCCGAAGAAAACCAAATTGAGGTTTTAAAGTTATCAACATATTCTCAGGAATTAAAGCCTATTTTTATTAGAGGAAGCTTTTCAGTATTGAATTATCCTGATTTAAAATTTGCAGAAATTAAAGTGTACAATGCTTCTGATGATAAATTAATAGGCATTTTTAATTCCAATCAATTTACTGGCAAATACCTATTAATTTTAGCACCTAATATCAAATACCTGTTTCAAATTAAATTTGGCATTTACGAAACCATAGAGCAAATTGTAGAAGTACCACTAAAAGTAGTTTATGAGATATGCAAGCAGGAGATAACAGTTAGTATTCACGACACGAAAAAACCAACAGTTAAAATCAACAATTGGTTTTCTGATGGCAATGCTACTTTTTTTAGGCTTCCAATGCATGAGGACCTTGAACAGGATAAATTTATAAATTACCAGGCCCCGCTTGCTTTCAGCAACCCTATTAAGGAACCAGTTACCAGTATTAATGAACTGGTAAAAAAACAAATAGAAATAGAGGAAAAAAGACCTATTGAAGCAAAAACTGCTTTTAATAATAAGGATTTTATTACAGCAGGGGCATTGTATGCTCAATTATTACAAAACGATAGTGGAGAACCTTTTCTTAATTATTATTATGGGATATGTTTATTAAATACAGAAAAAAGGAAATCCAAAGCCATTACGTTTTTACAAAATGCAACACTAGCTAAAGAAATTCCTTATGATGTTTGGTTTCATCTTGGCAATGCTTATCATTTATCCTGTATGTTCAAGGATGCTCAAAGCTCATATGAACAGTTTGAAAAAAAATGCTCTAATGAGGAGGGATTAAAAACCAACATTGATTTATTGATAAAAAACTGTGAAAGCGGGAATAAATTATTTGCCGAACAGAATTCTATTGAAATTGAAAGTCGCACCTATATTGACAATAGCAGATTATTAACCTATTACAATTCACAATTAATTAATGAAAGAATAAAATACAAAACCGAGTTTTTTATTTCACCTCTGGATAAAAAGAAAAAAGAAAAATTGCTCATGTGTAGCAATGGCAATAGTGAAACAATCCAAGTAAGTTATGGTTTAACAGGAAACAGCAAAAAAGACCTTTATAAAAATGCTTTGATGCAAGATGGATCCTATGGACAAAGTGAGGCACTTGAAACATTAAATACTCCCTACGATGAGGATTATCCTTTTATTACTGAAAACGGAAAGACACTGTATTTTTCTTCAAAAGGCCATAACAGCATGGGTGGTTATGATATATTTAAATGCACTCGTAATTCTATAACATCATCCTGGTCAGCACCTGTAAATTTAGGTTATCCAATAAACTCCCCTTTTGATGATATACTTTTCGTAACTGATTCAATTGGAGAATTCGCTTCATTTTCTTCCAACAGAAGAGATCAAAATCAATTTGAATACATTAACATAAAATTATTAAAAAACACCCTACCAGTATTTATAATAAAAGGACATTTCACAACACTTGATTCCCTTAATTCCAGGGATGCCATAATCACAATTTTCGACAATGAAAGTGGAGAAATGGCAGGTATTTGCAGAACTAATTCTGTATCAGGAAATTACCTAATGGCTTTGAATCCCAACAAGGAATATGAATTAACTGTAAGTTGTATTTATTATCCTGAATTTAGTGCGATTTTAATAATCCCAGAAAAAACCAGTGATTTTATTTTTAGACAAGAAATCAGGGTTTTAATAGAAAATGATGAGGTTGTTTTAAAAATAAATAATTTTTTCACAGAAGAATCAGCAGCCAGTTTACCGGCAGAATATCCATTATCAAAACATGAAATCTCTGCAAAAAAAGTTATAGTTTCTGTTTCTTCAAAGCCTATTAGAACTAATGAGCAGCAGATAAAGGACAAGGAAATGATAAAAAAAGCAATTAGTTTTACACAACAGGGTAAATTTATAGAAGCTGTTGAAATTTTCACTGAACTGGAGTGGATAATGGATATCCAAGGCACTGATGCTTATTATTTTGGTTTAAGTCTTTTCAATACCAGAAAAGACAAAGTCCTCTGCAGTCAATATTTCGAAAAGGCAGCCACAATAAGCAGCAGTCCTGAAGATGTTTTTTATTACCTGGGTAAATCCTACTATTATAGCTACCGATTCAGCAAGGCAATAACAGCTTATGAAATCTTCAAGAAAACTGCAAAGGCCGTTGATATTGAAAAGTTGAAAATTAATGAAGAAATTGTATTTTGTGAAAACGGAAAAAAACATGTTGACAATCCATCCGTAATTGAAGTAATTAAAAGGCATACGGTAAGCTTTGATCACATAATTAAAATATATAGTGATATAGAATCTGGCGCAAAAGTGCTTGTAATTCCTGAAGACATCAAATCAAATAATGATAAAAAGAAAAATTATCAGTCAACTTTGTTTCTTTCACCTGATAAAACCCATATCTTATTTTCCAGTTATGGAGAAAGTGACAATAAGGATATTTTTTCATTAAGAAAACTTCCTAACGGTGAATGGAGTATTCCATTTAAATTAGATGTTATCAACACAATTTATGATGAAGAATTCCCTTTTTTGTCAGTAGATGGAAAATCTTTGTTTTTTTCATCCAAAGGTCATGAGACCATGGGCGGGTTTGATATCTTTAAAAGCGATTGGGATGAACTTAACAGTTCCTGGAAAAAACCCGTGAATTTAGGTGTTCCATTAAATTCCCCATTTGATGACCTCCTTTATATTGAATGTTCTAAATAA
- a CDS encoding 1-acyl-sn-glycerol-3-phosphate acyltransferase, whose amino-acid sequence MKMFKNDVFGHSNLIKRFIFFIVGIATYPRFMLLNKMRIEGTEHLKDLPKTNVLFVSNHQTYFADVIAFNHVFSSTKWGFKNSIRNPVYLLNPRINTYYVAARETMKAGILPKIFEYAGSISINRTWREAGKDINRKVDISDITKIGEALSEGWVVTFPQGTTTPYAPGRRGSTLIIKKFSPIVVPVIINGFRRAFDKKGLKLKKTGVELSICFKAPIVLDPNEDAAILLNKMMQAIEQSQEFQNKASQ is encoded by the coding sequence ATGAAAATGTTTAAAAACGATGTATTCGGTCATTCAAACCTTATTAAGCGGTTTATTTTTTTTATAGTAGGAATCGCTACCTACCCTCGTTTTATGCTTTTAAATAAAATGAGGATTGAAGGAACCGAACACCTTAAAGACCTTCCAAAAACGAATGTTTTATTTGTTTCAAATCATCAGACATATTTTGCCGATGTAATTGCTTTTAACCATGTATTTAGTAGTACCAAATGGGGCTTTAAGAACAGTATCAGAAACCCTGTTTATTTGCTGAACCCTCGAATAAATACTTATTATGTAGCCGCCAGAGAAACTATGAAGGCAGGTATTCTTCCCAAAATCTTTGAATATGCTGGCTCAATTTCCATTAACAGAACATGGCGCGAAGCAGGCAAGGATATTAACCGTAAGGTAGATATTAGCGATATAACAAAAATTGGCGAGGCACTTTCTGAAGGCTGGGTTGTTACTTTCCCACAAGGCACTACCACACCCTATGCTCCTGGGAGAAGAGGCTCAACCTTGATTATAAAGAAATTCTCTCCCATTGTTGTTCCGGTTATAATCAATGGTTTTAGAAGGGCGTTTGATAAAAAAGGATTGAAACTTAAAAAAACCGGGGTTGAACTAAGTATATGTTTTAAAGCACCCATTGTTTTAGATCCAAATGAAGATGCTGCCATCCTCTTAAATAAAATGATGCAAGCCATTGAACAAAGCCAGGAGTTTCAAAATAAAGCATCCCAATAA
- a CDS encoding MFS transporter, translating to MNLRSTFFSKQAYEVFEFPDFRRFIAARILLTLAVQIQNVTLYWQVFAITGDPLSLGLIGLSEALPALAVALYAGHLADKYDRKKIAFFSLLLFIVTSFFLFLFAAEVILVKSTFPIYLVVFISGLARGFYRPASFALMTQLVPRKLYPKSAAWNSTFWQASSVLGAATGGVLIGFAGISSSFFTAFALIAAGAFLILLIKSKTIFEDKAKIPLLQSLTSGVKFVFSNQVIFSAMTLDLVAVLFGGAIALLPVFASDILFVGPIEFGFLNAAPAAGAIITALFLAYKPPVKKAGMYLIFSVGGFGLCMILFALSTNFYISLIILAFSGLFDSISVVVRSTIMQLLTPDHMRGRVSAVNTMFIGSSNELGAFESGVMAKLIGLVPSVVLGGGIAVVSALGSYKLAPKLRNLSF from the coding sequence ATGAATCTGCGTAGCACTTTTTTTTCTAAACAAGCATATGAAGTTTTTGAATTTCCTGATTTCAGACGTTTTATTGCTGCAAGAATATTACTTACACTGGCAGTACAAATTCAAAATGTTACTTTGTATTGGCAGGTTTTTGCAATCACTGGCGATCCGCTTTCCTTGGGTTTAATTGGACTTTCCGAAGCCCTTCCTGCCCTTGCTGTTGCTTTGTATGCAGGACATCTTGCGGATAAATATGATCGTAAAAAAATTGCTTTTTTTTCTTTATTGTTGTTTATTGTTACATCCTTTTTCCTTTTTTTATTTGCTGCTGAAGTAATCCTGGTTAAGTCTACTTTTCCTATTTATTTAGTAGTATTTATAAGCGGTTTGGCAAGGGGTTTTTACCGTCCAGCTAGTTTTGCTTTAATGACTCAACTTGTTCCCAGGAAACTTTATCCAAAATCGGCAGCCTGGAATAGCACCTTTTGGCAGGCTTCCAGTGTTTTAGGTGCTGCAACAGGAGGTGTTTTAATTGGTTTTGCAGGAATTTCAAGTAGCTTTTTTACTGCCTTTGCACTAATAGCCGCAGGTGCCTTTTTAATACTCTTAATTAAATCAAAAACAATATTTGAAGATAAAGCAAAAATCCCCCTGTTACAAAGTCTGACAAGCGGTGTTAAATTTGTATTCAGTAATCAGGTCATTTTTAGTGCCATGACTCTTGATCTTGTAGCTGTTTTATTTGGAGGAGCAATTGCTTTATTGCCTGTTTTTGCGAGTGACATTTTATTCGTTGGACCTATAGAATTCGGTTTTCTAAATGCTGCGCCAGCTGCAGGGGCTATTATTACTGCTTTATTCCTTGCATATAAGCCGCCTGTGAAAAAGGCGGGAATGTATTTAATATTTTCTGTTGGTGGATTTGGATTGTGCATGATTTTATTTGCCTTGTCCACAAACTTTTATATTTCCTTAATTATTCTTGCCTTTAGCGGATTGTTCGATAGTATAAGTGTAGTTGTTCGCTCAACTATAATGCAGCTTTTAACTCCTGATCACATGCGGGGGAGGGTTTCAGCCGTAAACACTATGTTTATTGGTTCTTCCAATGAGCTGGGAGCTTTTGAATCTGGAGTTATGGCCAAACTTATTGGTCTTGTGCCTTCGGTTGTTCTGGGGGGAGGAATTGCTGTTGTTTCAGCCTTAGGTTCCTACAAACTCGCACCAAAGTTAAGGAACCTGTCTTTTTAA